A part of Flavobacteriaceae bacterium GSB9 genomic DNA contains:
- a CDS encoding TonB-dependent receptor, giving the protein MRQKLLKILMLFFIAHSGAQNYNVSGVVQDNTGFPIPGVNVIVKNTTKGTVTDFDGNFSLSDVSNGSVISFSYIGYITKEFTITNGSNLTIVLEEDLAQLDEVVVVGYGTQRKKEVTGAVSVVDSDAIEKLNPQKVEQALQGQIAGVNVTSSSGSPGSGANIRIRGITTNGDNRPLILVDGNVIEDLSVINPNDIKSMNVLKDATAGIYGVRGANGVILITTKTGRKNSELKFQLDAYTGFQTTSNKIDLLDPLNFAIYVNDAADETRYFVYPQKGTDWQDEVFKTAAISNINFSGSGGTEKSAYTFGVSYLNQDGIVGGSKSGYERFTARLGYQYDILENLKLSATGLYTKSKKNNLPEGGIGSVLYSAVNMNPDLPVYDEDGEFSLANDISQIEIINPLSQIANTHNMTRVDKYSGTIGLDYTFFEHFTVSSKLQINYSNVLNDVFFPIVNYGNGKTSNRATNEVQDFSDLYTDYTWDNYINYTNTFAENHDLTVLLGTSVFRTRGHFYGQSGQQLINGSNSVNDAFVDGWIGDRVEGVLSDRINDASKAVGGDQFDSRLSSIFSRVQYSYKGKYLISGVIRRDVSSRFSSVNNNNVGYFPSGSLGWNISDEDFFNTDGWINSLKLRASYGIIGNDRIDDFAYITRLNGEATVDSGNTSSEDDLLNGVGAGTIGNLDLKWEEQETANIGLDARLFNNTVSITTDVFRKQTKNLLIQPQAPGIIGVGAPGAASPFINAGTVQNQGVEFRIGYDDNFSDDFKFNTSFNVTYLENEVTSLNGRDVPPGGEFGVGISQNDISRMVVGEPLGYFHGYKTNGIYQTQQEIDALNAASPTGTFSTVGDIAPGDLKFVDTNGDGQITDDDRTNIGDAIPGFTFGFNIGFSYKNLDFSANAFASVGNDMIRDYERKDLFANRGTYMLERWQGTGTSNFVPRAVSGASINTDLFSDFVVEDASFLRLQNIQLGYTIDSNSLLDTGVDKIRIYLSGNNLLTITDYKGYDPSATSGAPIGGGIDKGFYPVAATYLLGVNLNF; this is encoded by the coding sequence ATGAGACAAAAACTATTAAAGATTTTGATGCTATTTTTTATAGCACATTCTGGCGCACAGAATTATAATGTATCTGGTGTGGTTCAGGACAACACAGGATTTCCTATTCCTGGAGTTAATGTTATAGTAAAAAACACTACAAAAGGAACCGTAACAGATTTTGATGGTAATTTTTCCCTTTCAGATGTTAGTAATGGATCGGTAATTTCTTTTAGTTATATTGGATATATAACCAAAGAGTTTACTATTACAAATGGGTCAAATTTAACCATTGTTCTAGAAGAAGATTTAGCACAACTAGACGAAGTCGTTGTTGTGGGTTATGGTACGCAACGAAAAAAAGAAGTTACAGGAGCAGTTTCGGTTGTCGATTCTGATGCCATTGAAAAACTTAATCCGCAAAAAGTAGAGCAGGCACTGCAAGGTCAAATTGCAGGTGTTAATGTAACGTCATCTTCGGGTTCACCTGGTTCTGGAGCTAACATCAGAATACGAGGTATAACCACTAATGGAGACAATAGGCCCTTAATACTGGTTGATGGTAACGTTATTGAAGACCTTTCTGTAATTAACCCCAACGATATTAAGAGTATGAACGTACTTAAAGATGCCACTGCCGGTATTTATGGTGTACGTGGTGCCAATGGTGTTATTCTAATTACCACTAAAACAGGTAGAAAAAATTCGGAGTTAAAATTTCAATTGGATGCTTATACGGGTTTTCAAACAACTAGTAATAAAATAGACCTATTAGACCCATTAAATTTTGCCATTTATGTAAACGATGCGGCCGATGAAACAAGGTATTTTGTATATCCTCAAAAAGGTACCGATTGGCAAGATGAAGTTTTTAAAACAGCTGCTATTTCAAATATAAACTTTAGTGGTAGTGGCGGTACAGAGAAATCGGCTTACACGTTTGGAGTATCGTATCTTAATCAAGATGGCATTGTAGGGGGCAGTAAATCTGGTTATGAAAGGTTTACAGCCAGATTGGGGTATCAGTATGATATTTTGGAAAACCTAAAATTGTCTGCAACGGGATTATATACAAAATCGAAAAAAAATAATTTACCAGAAGGTGGTATAGGGTCTGTGTTATACAGTGCAGTAAATATGAATCCAGATTTACCTGTATATGACGAAGACGGCGAGTTTTCACTTGCAAATGATATCTCGCAAATAGAAATCATAAACCCGCTATCACAAATAGCAAATACCCATAATATGACAAGGGTAGATAAATATAGTGGTACCATTGGTTTAGACTATACCTTTTTTGAGCATTTTACCGTAAGCTCTAAACTTCAAATCAATTATTCAAACGTTCTGAATGATGTGTTTTTCCCTATTGTAAATTATGGAAATGGAAAGACTTCAAATAGAGCTACAAACGAAGTTCAAGATTTCAGTGATTTATATACAGACTACACTTGGGATAATTACATAAATTATACAAATACATTCGCAGAAAACCATGATCTAACCGTTTTATTAGGTACTTCGGTATTTAGAACAAGAGGTCATTTTTATGGACAAAGCGGCCAACAGTTAATAAACGGAAGCAACTCGGTTAACGATGCTTTTGTTGATGGTTGGATTGGAGATAGAGTTGAAGGCGTGCTATCAGATAGAATTAATGATGCCTCAAAAGCCGTTGGCGGTGATCAGTTCGATTCCCGCTTATCCTCAATATTTTCAAGAGTGCAATACAGTTACAAAGGTAAATATTTAATCTCAGGGGTCATTCGTAGAGATGTATCTTCAAGATTTTCATCAGTAAACAACAACAATGTAGGCTACTTTCCTTCAGGTTCACTGGGTTGGAATATTTCTGATGAAGATTTCTTTAATACAGATGGTTGGATTAATTCTTTAAAATTAAGAGCAAGTTATGGTATTATTGGTAATGATAGAATAGATGACTTTGCATATATCACAAGGTTAAATGGTGAAGCTACTGTAGATTCTGGTAATACATCCAGTGAAGACGATTTACTCAATGGTGTTGGAGCAGGAACCATTGGTAATCTCGATTTAAAGTGGGAAGAACAAGAAACGGCTAATATTGGTTTAGATGCACGACTTTTTAATAATACAGTAAGCATCACAACCGATGTGTTTAGAAAACAAACTAAAAACTTATTAATCCAACCTCAGGCACCTGGTATAATTGGTGTAGGAGCGCCTGGAGCGGCTTCACCCTTTATTAATGCTGGTACGGTGCAAAACCAAGGTGTAGAGTTTAGAATAGGTTATGATGATAACTTTTCAGACGACTTTAAGTTTAATACAAGTTTTAACGTAACGTATTTAGAAAATGAAGTGACCTCATTAAATGGGCGCGACGTTCCTCCAGGAGGGGAGTTTGGTGTAGGCATCAGTCAAAACGATATATCGAGAATGGTGGTTGGAGAGCCTTTAGGGTATTTCCATGGCTACAAAACAAATGGTATATACCAAACACAACAAGAAATTGACGCTTTAAATGCAGCATCGCCAACAGGAACCTTTAGTACGGTTGGAGATATTGCTCCTGGAGATTTAAAATTTGTAGATACCAATGGTGATGGACAAATTACCGATGATGACAGAACCAATATAGGGGATGCCATTCCTGGTTTTACGTTTGGGTTTAACATTGGCTTTTCATACAAAAACCTAGACTTCAGTGCGAATGCGTTTGCATCGGTTGGTAACGATATGATAAGAGACTACGAACGTAAAGATTTATTTGCTAACAGAGGCACCTACATGCTAGAGCGTTGGCAAGGAACAGGTACAAGTAATTTTGTACCACGAGCCGTATCAGGGGCTTCGATAAATACAGATTTATTCTCAGATTTTGTTGTTGAAGATGCTTCTTTCTTGCGTTTACAAAATATTCAATTAGGCTATACCATTGACTCAAATAGCTTACTAGACACAGGAGTTGACAAAATTAGAATATATCTATCAGGTAATAATTTATTAACGATAACAGATTATAAAGGCTATGATCCTTCAGCTACTTCAGGAGCACCTATTGGTGGAGGTATCGACAAAGGGTTTTATCCGGTTGCGGCCACTTACTTACTAGGAGTTAATTTAAATTTTTAA
- a CDS encoding RagB/SusD family nutrient uptake outer membrane protein: MKQLKYIFFAALISLASCDEYTEIEAIGPNANNFFNTEGEYEDALIGAYDLLQGTFWNNLVAVSASDDFGAGGDAFNYDQPVIQNVNLMIQTPADQEQLRSVWQLMYAGMNRANYLLENKGKIDFAGKDQIIAQAYFLRAYYTFELVKFFGNIPLKVEERNGVDRIADSQVLAGDELSMERVASISIAYGLIQEDLKEAIPNLPVTQDQPYKVTKGAAQALLGKAYLYDSKYSDAATVLNQVINSNVYELTTGVDYQNMFLTQGENGPESVFEIQYTNVEGASWDCIHCSEGSYFVQFNGPRSPFDDPVYAAGWGFLLPSQALYDLYDDNDLRRDVTIFDLRDLKAKKEDDSSVLYSSPREDTGFYNHKYMPRKADKSGNQSVAELVHKNNYRAIRFADVLLMAAEAEAQSGGPNAEAYLNRVRARAYGDTSHDYSAAEGSLVEAIWQERRKELAGEGHRFFDLVRTGTAKAAFDAYNANKPDDFEAINFTVNKNEVFPIPLIELQLALAEERWGQNPGYTTNN; the protein is encoded by the coding sequence ATGAAACAATTAAAGTATATATTTTTCGCAGCGCTAATAAGTTTAGCTTCTTGTGATGAATACACAGAAATAGAAGCGATAGGACCAAATGCGAATAACTTTTTTAATACAGAAGGAGAGTACGAAGATGCATTAATAGGAGCCTATGATTTACTGCAGGGCACATTTTGGAACAATTTAGTAGCGGTATCAGCTTCAGACGATTTTGGAGCAGGTGGCGATGCCTTTAACTACGATCAGCCCGTTATTCAGAATGTAAATCTTATGATTCAAACGCCTGCAGATCAAGAGCAATTAAGAAGCGTTTGGCAACTAATGTATGCAGGCATGAATCGTGCTAATTATTTGTTGGAAAATAAAGGAAAAATTGATTTTGCCGGAAAAGACCAAATCATTGCCCAAGCCTACTTTTTAAGAGCTTATTATACATTCGAACTGGTTAAATTTTTTGGAAATATTCCATTAAAGGTTGAGGAAAGAAATGGTGTCGATAGAATTGCAGACTCACAGGTATTGGCTGGAGACGAACTTTCTATGGAAAGAGTAGCAAGTATTTCAATTGCTTATGGTTTAATTCAAGAAGATTTAAAAGAAGCTATACCTAATTTACCTGTAACTCAAGACCAACCTTATAAAGTAACTAAAGGTGCGGCCCAAGCATTATTGGGAAAAGCCTATTTGTACGATAGCAAATATAGTGATGCGGCAACAGTACTTAACCAAGTTATCAATAGTAACGTATATGAGTTGACTACTGGAGTAGACTATCAAAATATGTTTTTAACTCAGGGCGAAAACGGGCCTGAATCGGTCTTCGAAATCCAATACACTAATGTAGAAGGTGCAAGTTGGGATTGTATACATTGTAGCGAGGGCTCTTATTTTGTTCAATTTAATGGTCCAAGATCTCCTTTTGACGACCCTGTTTATGCCGCCGGTTGGGGCTTCTTGTTACCATCGCAAGCATTATACGATTTGTATGATGATAATGACTTAAGAAGGGATGTTACCATTTTTGATCTTAGAGATCTTAAAGCAAAAAAAGAAGATGATAGTAGTGTTTTGTACTCGTCGCCTAGAGAAGATACAGGTTTCTATAACCACAAGTATATGCCTAGAAAAGCAGACAAGTCAGGAAACCAAAGTGTAGCAGAGTTGGTGCATAAAAATAATTACCGCGCCATACGTTTTGCCGATGTATTGTTAATGGCCGCAGAAGCCGAAGCCCAAAGTGGTGGGCCAAATGCAGAAGCTTACCTTAATCGTGTAAGAGCTCGTGCCTATGGAGATACCAGTCATGATTATTCTGCAGCAGAAGGATCTTTGGTAGAGGCTATATGGCAAGAACGTAGAAAAGAGTTGGCAGGAGAGGGTCATAGATTTTTTGATCTAGTAAGAACAGGAACAGCAAAAGCAGCGTTCGATGCTTATAATGCCAATAAACCAGATGATTTTGAAGCTATCAATTTCACTGTAAATAAAAATGAGGTCTTCCCTATTCCGTTGATTGAATTACAATTAGCTTTAGCTGAAGAACGATGGGGACAAAACCCAGGATATACAACTAATAACTAA
- a CDS encoding glycosidase → MKNIFLGILFFAFTTVLFAQADKVTVVNDEDGMKLIVNGENFIVNGMNWDYFPIGTNFTYSLWNQSDDVIKAALDAEMGLLQNMGVNAIRMYTGVQPKWIKYIYENYGIYTMLNHSFGRYGLTINGAWTPVTDYRGDATQELLLSEAIKLAEQYKDTPGLLLYLLGNENNYGLFWAGAETEDFPDEEDQKREVGEKRGRPMYKLMNDAAIKMKNIDASHPVAICNGDALFIDIIAEECKDVDILGVNAYRGVTFTDLFDTVKEKFNKPVLFTEFGADAFNVIENQEDQKSQAFYMVNNWKDIYRNVAGFDGADNAIGGFTFQFSDGWWKYGQTKNLDVHDNNASWENGGYYLDHKEGQNNMNEEWFGICAKGPTNARGLYTLYPRAAYYALKEVHQLDVYADGMDTNFLNNYFKNINLMDAVLRARGDKAAMGGNEKLHLSTLRAEFTTFNTGGSLITTPETANPDDAQTYPNQLGFDHMQSYYVGIGANPAPNMSANVNFNILGNVAANPINEIFYENVGRPVTVINNEGEEVTITDNNRVRVYNAEFEWKGKVADVRGFYRTGHYHWAYEGDFFNLYPEANYGPNLDIYNGEILGLEFDGKGDLDGLKAAFGPQLWWGANPTMLFKYSKNILKWDVTGIYHRDLNTDLEFDETGRRILNPNQVSSGVIPPWPTERATLALERDFGYFGITLGGIWGGSPLNGSLFQMYLPNNDVVVVDKVNSKDNWGAKAKLTYQKGPFNWYAQGSYMGLVANGGVDQTRTFTGWKLKDSGSGNMTNFLTGFALTAGKVQIAPNFMYQKPIVDPMPNGVGAPGRLRNVIDDPFAVRAGNRETTAGELLLTFDPTPGTWMYEWDNDRAEDAKFAMNLGFTYRHLPTTQDAHIGFLANRQYFAFGESAPAEDLWEAHSRIVSKLNPDLGIIGNFYYGNGQGNGDSQRTITRFGGDIRMIYKKMKLMSHVKVNDWGPFDYHRDFNLTFPLQLMLDLSTTLGKPDWFILPSTQIGIRGMWRSLDENSPRYLPNQTAEFASEPIVSPVGFPNGSEWEIRTYIHINIGK, encoded by the coding sequence ATGAAAAACATTTTTTTAGGAATACTCTTTTTTGCATTCACTACTGTATTGTTTGCGCAAGCAGATAAGGTAACCGTGGTAAATGATGAAGACGGCATGAAACTAATCGTTAATGGCGAAAACTTCATAGTAAATGGCATGAACTGGGATTATTTTCCAATTGGCACTAACTTTACATATAGTCTATGGAATCAGTCAGATGATGTAATTAAAGCTGCTCTTGATGCCGAAATGGGCCTGCTCCAAAACATGGGAGTAAACGCCATTAGAATGTATACAGGTGTACAGCCAAAGTGGATCAAATACATCTACGAAAATTATGGTATTTACACTATGCTCAACCATTCTTTTGGTCGTTATGGATTGACCATTAATGGTGCTTGGACGCCAGTGACAGATTATAGAGGTGATGCTACACAGGAATTACTTTTAAGCGAAGCTATAAAACTAGCTGAACAATACAAAGACACCCCAGGATTATTACTCTATTTGTTGGGCAACGAAAATAACTATGGATTGTTCTGGGCAGGTGCTGAAACCGAAGATTTTCCTGATGAAGAAGATCAAAAAAGGGAAGTAGGAGAAAAGCGAGGTAGGCCCATGTACAAATTAATGAACGATGCGGCCATAAAAATGAAAAATATAGACGCCTCACATCCAGTGGCCATATGTAACGGCGATGCACTTTTTATCGATATCATTGCTGAAGAATGCAAAGACGTCGATATTTTGGGCGTTAATGCATATAGAGGCGTAACCTTCACTGATTTGTTCGATACAGTAAAAGAGAAATTTAATAAACCAGTACTGTTTACAGAGTTTGGTGCCGATGCCTTTAATGTCATCGAAAACCAAGAAGATCAAAAATCGCAAGCGTTTTACATGGTAAATAACTGGAAAGATATTTACCGAAATGTTGCTGGATTTGATGGAGCAGACAACGCTATAGGTGGATTTACATTTCAATTTAGTGATGGCTGGTGGAAGTATGGGCAAACTAAAAATTTAGATGTTCATGATAATAATGCATCATGGGAAAATGGAGGATATTACCTAGACCATAAAGAAGGACAAAATAACATGAACGAAGAGTGGTTTGGTATTTGTGCCAAGGGGCCAACAAACGCCAGAGGGCTTTACACACTTTATCCGCGTGCAGCGTATTACGCACTTAAAGAAGTACATCAGTTGGATGTTTACGCAGATGGTATGGACACCAATTTTTTAAACAACTACTTTAAGAACATAAATCTTATGGATGCGGTACTAAGAGCCAGAGGCGATAAAGCGGCCATGGGAGGAAACGAAAAGCTTCATCTTAGTACTTTAAGAGCCGAGTTTACCACTTTCAATACCGGAGGCAGTTTAATTACTACGCCAGAAACCGCAAACCCTGATGATGCTCAAACCTACCCTAATCAATTGGGTTTTGATCATATGCAATCATATTATGTAGGTATTGGAGCAAATCCAGCACCCAACATGAGTGCTAACGTTAATTTTAACATTTTAGGAAATGTAGCAGCAAATCCAATAAATGAAATTTTTTACGAAAATGTTGGCCGCCCAGTCACCGTAATCAATAATGAAGGGGAAGAGGTTACAATTACAGACAACAATCGCGTAAGGGTTTATAATGCCGAGTTTGAATGGAAAGGAAAAGTAGCTGATGTACGGGGATTTTACAGAACAGGGCATTACCATTGGGCTTACGAAGGCGACTTTTTTAACCTATATCCAGAAGCTAATTATGGCCCTAACTTAGATATTTATAACGGTGAAATTCTAGGTTTAGAATTTGATGGAAAAGGCGACTTAGATGGTTTAAAAGCAGCTTTTGGACCTCAATTATGGTGGGGAGCCAATCCAACCATGTTGTTTAAATATTCAAAAAACATATTAAAATGGGATGTAACAGGAATTTATCACAGAGATCTTAATACTGACTTAGAATTTGACGAAACAGGTAGGCGTATTTTAAACCCTAATCAAGTGTCAAGTGGTGTTATACCGCCTTGGCCAACAGAAAGAGCAACGCTTGCTCTTGAAAGAGATTTTGGTTACTTTGGAATTACGCTTGGAGGTATTTGGGGTGGAAGCCCGTTAAACGGAAGTTTGTTCCAAATGTACTTACCAAACAATGATGTCGTGGTTGTCGACAAAGTTAATAGTAAAGACAATTGGGGGGCAAAAGCTAAGCTTACCTATCAAAAAGGACCCTTTAATTGGTATGCACAAGGTTCTTATATGGGCTTAGTCGCCAATGGAGGTGTAGACCAAACGAGAACGTTTACCGGTTGGAAACTTAAGGATTCAGGAAGCGGAAACATGACCAATTTCCTAACAGGTTTCGCGCTTACGGCTGGTAAAGTTCAAATTGCACCTAATTTTATGTATCAAAAGCCTATAGTAGATCCCATGCCAAATGGTGTAGGTGCTCCTGGGCGTTTAAGGAATGTTATAGACGATCCGTTTGCTGTACGCGCAGGTAACAGAGAGACAACAGCTGGGGAACTATTACTAACTTTCGACCCTACGCCAGGAACCTGGATGTATGAATGGGACAATGATAGAGCCGAGGACGCAAAATTTGCAATGAACTTAGGCTTCACATACCGTCACTTACCAACTACGCAAGATGCACATATCGGGTTTTTAGCAAATCGTCAATATTTTGCCTTTGGTGAATCTGCGCCAGCTGAAGATTTATGGGAGGCGCATTCACGAATCGTTTCTAAACTTAATCCAGACCTTGGAATTATAGGTAATTTCTATTATGGAAATGGCCAAGGAAATGGTGATTCGCAAAGAACCATCACCCGTTTTGGTGGAGACATAAGAATGATTTATAAGAAGATGAAGTTAATGTCTCATGTAAAAGTTAACGATTGGGGTCCATTCGATTATCATCGCGATTTCAACCTTACTTTTCCGCTACAATTAATGTTAGATCTATCTACAACACTTGGCAAACCAGATTGGTTTATTTTACCTAGTACACAAATTGGAATAAGAGGTATGTGGCGCTCTCTTGATGAAAACTCACCGCGATACTTACCTAATCAAACTGCAGAATTTGCTTCAGAACCAATAGTGAGTCCTGTTGGGTTTCCTAACGGCTCAGAATGGGAAATTAGAACATACATACATATCAATATTGGCAAATAA
- a CDS encoding carbohydrate-binding protein gives MKRINFKYNITFALIGFMCVLITSCDRELSDDVELATFPVTPDIFTDNPVGLTDQFFESFDPATGANTEAFGVDENEAYQGTTSIRIDVPTPTDPDGGYVGGIFRDRGEGRDLSGYDALTFWAKGSTTTTIDQVGFGTDFVQNKYAVVSENIELSTKWKKYIIPIPDPSKLVQEKGMFLFSAGTQNTNGMGYTIWIDELKFEKLGTIGQPRPAIFGGQNQTAQGNVGTTLPVTGLAYTANLSNGQDVTVLAAPAYFDFETSNPFVASVDETGEISIDGLGEINPDTGLIDNTATITASLAGIQALGSLLVEAVNIEVISIFSDSYANVAVDNYNGFYEPFQTTLGGAINENGNNIIDYTELNFVAIEFYGREGSAVMPIDATEMTHLHIDIRVNESVEASDYINISLHNNFTQATEVSGTFPISGADLKSNEWVQFDIPLSSFIGLSERDAVGMMLFVTDGTIANVALDNIFFYNEQ, from the coding sequence ATGAAAAGAATTAATTTTAAATATAACATCACGTTTGCTTTAATTGGCTTTATGTGTGTGTTGATTACAAGTTGTGATAGAGAACTTTCGGATGATGTTGAACTAGCTACGTTTCCTGTTACTCCAGATATTTTTACAGACAACCCCGTTGGATTAACAGATCAATTTTTTGAGTCTTTCGATCCGGCCACAGGCGCCAATACAGAAGCCTTTGGTGTTGATGAGAATGAGGCCTACCAAGGAACAACATCCATCAGAATTGATGTACCAACACCCACAGACCCCGATGGAGGTTATGTTGGCGGTATTTTTAGAGACCGTGGAGAGGGTAGAGATTTATCAGGTTACGATGCGTTAACGTTTTGGGCCAAAGGTTCGACTACAACAACCATTGATCAAGTGGGTTTCGGAACTGATTTTGTTCAAAACAAATATGCTGTTGTATCAGAAAACATAGAGTTATCTACAAAATGGAAAAAATATATTATTCCAATCCCAGACCCTTCAAAATTAGTGCAGGAAAAAGGCATGTTTTTATTTTCCGCAGGAACGCAGAATACCAATGGTATGGGCTATACCATTTGGATAGACGAATTAAAATTTGAAAAATTAGGCACCATCGGGCAACCAAGACCGGCAATTTTTGGTGGTCAAAACCAAACGGCACAGGGTAATGTTGGTACAACACTACCGGTAACGGGTTTAGCTTATACCGCAAACCTCAGTAACGGGCAAGATGTTACCGTATTAGCTGCTCCAGCATATTTCGATTTTGAAACTTCAAATCCTTTTGTAGCATCTGTGGATGAAACAGGAGAGATTTCTATCGATGGTTTGGGTGAAATAAATCCTGATACTGGGCTCATAGACAATACAGCTACAATTACAGCGAGCTTGGCTGGTATTCAAGCTTTAGGGTCGCTTTTGGTTGAAGCTGTTAATATTGAGGTGATTTCAATTTTCAGCGATTCCTATGCTAATGTTGCTGTAGATAATTATAATGGTTTTTATGAGCCTTTTCAAACCACACTTGGAGGAGCCATTAATGAAAATGGCAATAACATTATAGATTATACAGAATTGAATTTTGTCGCTATAGAATTTTATGGAAGAGAAGGTAGTGCTGTAATGCCCATAGATGCCACTGAAATGACCCATTTGCATATAGACATTAGAGTAAACGAGTCTGTTGAGGCATCCGATTATATCAATATTTCATTACACAATAATTTTACACAAGCTACCGAGGTGTCAGGAACATTCCCAATCTCCGGTGCCGATTTAAAAAGTAACGAGTGGGTGCAATTCGATATTCCATTATCTAGTTTCATCGGATTAAGTGAAAGAGACGCCGTAGGCATGATGCTGTTTGTTACCGATGGTACAATTGCTAATGTGGCTTTAGACAACATATTCTTCTATAACGAACAATAA
- a CDS encoding glycoside hydrolase family 16 protein: MINRIVNSNISNTFIYKVLSVALVFLIASCNPDETQTVTHFKNMVLAEEFNYKGAPNPAIWNYDIGQGENGWGNNELQYYTDRAENVLVEGGVLKIVVHKEDYEGASYTSGRILTKGLFEQQFGRIEARIKLPWGQGLWPAFWLLGSNIDEVGWPFCGEIDIMENRGQEPTLINGTIHGPGYSGANAVTKAYELENDRFDTGFHIFGIEWGSNYINYYVDDVLYNQITPDDLDGESWVFNNQPFFIILNVAVGGNYVGAVGENTVFPQTMEVDYLRVYE, translated from the coding sequence ATGATAAATAGAATAGTAAACAGTAATATAAGTAACACCTTTATTTATAAGGTGTTATCCGTAGCCTTAGTTTTTTTAATAGCAAGTTGCAACCCAGATGAAACACAAACGGTAACTCATTTTAAAAACATGGTTTTAGCAGAGGAGTTTAATTATAAAGGAGCACCTAATCCGGCTATTTGGAACTACGATATCGGGCAAGGAGAAAACGGTTGGGGAAATAATGAGTTACAGTATTATACCGATAGAGCAGAAAATGTTTTAGTAGAAGGCGGTGTGCTAAAAATTGTGGTACATAAAGAAGATTATGAAGGCGCGTCTTATACCTCGGGTAGAATTTTAACTAAAGGCTTATTCGAACAACAATTCGGTCGCATAGAGGCACGAATTAAATTGCCTTGGGGACAGGGACTATGGCCAGCTTTTTGGCTGTTGGGCTCAAACATTGATGAAGTTGGTTGGCCGTTTTGTGGAGAGATTGATATTATGGAAAACCGAGGGCAAGAACCAACCTTAATTAATGGCACTATTCACGGGCCAGGTTACTCTGGTGCCAATGCTGTCACTAAAGCCTACGAACTTGAAAATGATAGATTCGACACTGGTTTTCACATCTTCGGAATAGAATGGGGGTCCAATTACATCAATTATTATGTAGACGATGTGCTTTATAACCAAATTACACCGGATGATTTAGATGGTGAATCATGGGTATTTAACAATCAACCGTTTTTCATCATTTTAAATGTTGCCGTAGGCGGCAATTATGTAGGAGCAGTTGGAGAAAACACCGTATTTCCACAAACCATGGAAGTTGATTACCTGAGGGTATACGAATAA